The following are encoded together in the Acidovorax sp. KKS102 genome:
- a CDS encoding EAL domain-containing protein produces the protein MAKILVVDDLPANRALVVTLIGHSGHQALEAADGAEALALVRAERPDLVISDILMPTMDGFEFVRQLRSDHGLAATQVIFCSAHYQEEEALRLAEACGVTQVLFKPCEPQDILAAIEQALTQIRHQPSVALEHSFQTRHLQLMTDKLTGNVAELAAMNRRLSALTDLNLQLASERDPQVLLANVCRGARELVGAQYAVLCVVRKHSDGAITCTSGMDPALQNGPVDLPVVSHGLLGQLRAERQPHRLVNAGGDPVALGLPAGYPPVHTAVIAPIVSLSFSYGWLCLANKQGADAFSADDEKVLAILGAQVGRIYENGSLYQEIQQHAEQLQVQVQERQRAVDALRANKASLRRAQALAKISHVISGPDGAFESWLDTLPDMLGLDESAMPRSARDWLALVHPDDRDMFRRHALQAAHQGARMDFTYRVVRGDGQPLYLRQVMEPLEDEAGRGELGRWFNTIQDITKEKRAEEELHESDRRFNDMLDKVEMISLMLDCEGRITYCNDYLLRLTGWQRDEVFGRNWFDLFVPPEMGDVRSVFADVLADRPSAWHYDNEILTRSGERRLVHWNNTVLRSVGGQVTGVAALGEDITARRDAERRIKRLNRVYAVLSGINTLIVRVRQRDELFREACRIAVEHGQFKIAWIGRVDHALQEVVPVALAGAGAEFLMHVRRRLWLSETPREGESLSASVVRTRQSVVCEDIQNDPRILVPQELAARGVASMAVLPLLVAHEVVGVIALFADEAEFFDDDEMHLLTELAGDIGFAMDHLDKEERLNYLAYYDDITGLPNRTLFLERSGQHLRPREGSKTLLGMGLMDISRFRFVNDTLGRQEGDELLKQVAQRLQQAAGDAYDVARIGVNSFGIAVTDARDAGAVALALDGLMRACFDAPFVLGGTELRMAAKAGVALYPMDGADAETLLRNAEAALNKAKASADSLLFYTSEMNTRVAEALSLEGRLRDALEQGLFALHYQPKQHLASGAIAGAEALIRWNDPRRGLVPPAQFIPILEETGLIYDVGRWALRQALADNLRWRQAGLAPLRVAVNVSFLQLRHRGFIAEVRDAVAHDANAAAGLELEITESMVMDDVQHSTASLHALREMGITIAIDDFGTGFSSLSYLAKLPVDTLKIDRSFILNMASGPQGVALVSTIINLGHSLGLKVVAEGVETEDQSRHLALLGCDEIQGYLLSKPVPAEVFEEQFLQTLVAK, from the coding sequence ATGGCAAAGATCCTCGTCGTTGATGACCTCCCCGCCAACCGCGCGCTGGTGGTCACGCTCATCGGGCACAGCGGCCACCAGGCGCTGGAGGCGGCCGATGGCGCCGAGGCGCTGGCCCTGGTCCGTGCCGAGCGGCCGGACCTGGTGATCTCCGACATCCTGATGCCGACCATGGACGGCTTTGAGTTCGTGCGGCAACTGCGCTCCGACCATGGCCTGGCGGCCACGCAGGTGATCTTTTGCAGTGCGCACTACCAGGAGGAAGAAGCCCTGCGTCTGGCCGAGGCCTGCGGCGTGACCCAGGTGCTGTTCAAGCCCTGCGAGCCGCAAGACATTCTGGCGGCCATCGAACAGGCGCTCACGCAGATCCGCCACCAGCCCTCGGTGGCGCTGGAGCACAGCTTTCAGACCCGCCACCTGCAGCTGATGACGGACAAGCTCACCGGCAACGTGGCCGAGCTGGCAGCCATGAACCGACGCCTGTCCGCACTGACCGACCTGAACCTGCAGCTGGCCTCAGAGCGCGACCCGCAGGTGCTGCTGGCCAATGTGTGCCGTGGCGCCCGCGAGCTGGTGGGCGCGCAGTACGCCGTGCTGTGCGTGGTGCGCAAGCACAGCGACGGCGCCATCACCTGCACCAGCGGCATGGACCCTGCCCTGCAGAACGGGCCTGTTGATCTGCCCGTGGTGTCGCACGGGCTGCTGGGCCAGCTGCGGGCGGAACGCCAGCCGCACCGCCTTGTTAATGCAGGGGGTGACCCCGTGGCGCTGGGCTTGCCCGCAGGATATCCCCCGGTGCACACGGCAGTGATCGCGCCCATCGTGTCGCTGTCGTTCTCCTATGGCTGGCTGTGCCTGGCCAACAAACAGGGGGCGGACGCCTTCAGCGCCGACGATGAAAAAGTCCTGGCCATCCTGGGCGCGCAAGTGGGCCGCATCTACGAAAACGGCAGCCTGTACCAGGAGATCCAGCAGCACGCCGAGCAACTGCAGGTGCAGGTGCAAGAGCGCCAGCGGGCTGTGGATGCCCTGCGCGCCAACAAGGCCAGCCTGCGCAGGGCCCAGGCGCTGGCCAAGATATCCCACGTCATCAGCGGGCCTGACGGCGCCTTTGAGAGCTGGCTGGACACCTTGCCTGACATGCTGGGGCTGGACGAGAGCGCCATGCCCCGCTCGGCCCGCGACTGGCTGGCGCTGGTGCACCCCGATGACCGCGACATGTTCCGCCGCCACGCGCTGCAGGCGGCGCACCAGGGCGCGCGCATGGACTTTACCTACCGCGTGGTGCGTGGCGACGGCCAGCCGCTGTACCTGCGCCAGGTGATGGAGCCCCTGGAGGACGAAGCGGGCCGGGGCGAGCTGGGCCGCTGGTTCAACACCATCCAGGACATCACCAAGGAAAAGCGCGCCGAAGAAGAACTGCACGAAAGCGACCGCCGCTTCAACGACATGCTCGACAAGGTCGAGATGATTTCGCTGATGCTGGACTGCGAAGGCCGCATCACCTACTGCAACGACTACCTGCTGCGGCTGACCGGCTGGCAGCGCGACGAAGTGTTTGGCCGCAACTGGTTCGACCTGTTCGTGCCGCCCGAGATGGGCGATGTGCGCAGCGTCTTTGCTGACGTGCTGGCCGACCGGCCCTCGGCCTGGCATTACGACAACGAGATCCTGACCCGGTCTGGCGAGCGGCGCCTGGTGCACTGGAACAACACGGTGCTGCGCTCCGTGGGCGGGCAGGTGACGGGGGTGGCGGCCCTGGGTGAGGACATCACGGCACGCCGCGACGCCGAGCGGCGCATCAAGCGGCTGAACCGCGTGTATGCCGTGCTCAGCGGCATCAACACCCTGATCGTGCGGGTGCGCCAGCGCGACGAGCTGTTCCGCGAGGCCTGCCGCATCGCGGTGGAGCACGGCCAGTTCAAGATCGCCTGGATCGGTCGCGTGGACCACGCCCTGCAAGAGGTGGTGCCGGTAGCGCTTGCCGGGGCCGGGGCGGAGTTCCTCATGCATGTGCGGCGCCGGTTGTGGCTGAGCGAAACCCCGAGAGAGGGCGAAAGCCTGAGCGCCAGCGTGGTGCGCACCCGGCAGTCCGTGGTGTGTGAGGACATTCAGAACGACCCGCGCATCCTCGTCCCCCAGGAGCTGGCTGCGCGCGGCGTAGCATCGATGGCCGTGTTGCCCCTGCTGGTGGCGCATGAGGTGGTCGGCGTGATTGCCCTGTTTGCCGACGAAGCCGAGTTCTTTGACGATGACGAGATGCACCTGCTGACCGAGCTGGCGGGGGACATCGGCTTTGCCATGGACCACCTCGACAAGGAAGAGCGGCTGAACTACCTGGCGTACTACGACGACATCACCGGTCTGCCCAACCGCACCCTGTTCCTGGAGCGCAGCGGCCAGCACCTGCGGCCACGCGAAGGCTCCAAGACGCTGCTCGGCATGGGGCTCATGGACATCAGCCGGTTTCGCTTTGTCAACGATACCCTGGGGCGCCAGGAGGGCGACGAACTGCTCAAGCAGGTGGCGCAGCGGCTGCAGCAGGCGGCGGGCGACGCGTACGACGTGGCGCGCATTGGCGTCAACAGCTTTGGCATCGCCGTGACTGACGCGCGGGATGCGGGCGCGGTGGCGCTGGCACTGGATGGCCTGATGCGCGCCTGTTTTGATGCGCCCTTTGTGCTGGGCGGCACCGAGCTGCGCATGGCCGCCAAAGCCGGTGTCGCGCTGTACCCCATGGATGGTGCCGATGCAGAAACCCTGCTGCGCAACGCCGAGGCAGCCCTCAACAAGGCCAAGGCCTCGGCCGACAGCCTGTTGTTCTACACCTCGGAGATGAACACCCGCGTGGCCGAAGCGCTGAGCCTGGAGGGGCGCCTGCGCGATGCGCTGGAGCAGGGCCTGTTTGCGCTGCACTACCAGCCCAAGCAGCACCTGGCCTCGGGCGCCATCGCCGGGGCCGAGGCCCTGATCCGCTGGAACGACCCCCGCCGGGGGCTGGTGCCGCCCGCGCAGTTCATCCCCATCCTGGAAGAAACCGGCCTGATCTACGACGTGGGTCGCTGGGCGCTGCGCCAGGCCCTGGCCGACAACCTGCGCTGGCGCCAGGCAGGGCTGGCGCCCCTGCGGGTGGCCGTCAATGTGTCGTTTCTTCAGCTGCGGCACCGGGGCTTCATTGCCGAGGTGCGCGACGCCGTGGCCCACGACGCCAATGCGGCCGCCGGGCTGGAGCTGGAGATCACCGAAAGCATGGTCATGGACGACGTGCAGCACAGCACCGCCAGCCTGCATGCACTGCGCGAGATGGGCATCACCATCGCCATCGACGACTTCGGCACAGGGTTCTCATCCCTGAGTTACCTCGCCAAACTGCCGGTGGACACGCTCAAGATCGACCGGTCCTTCATCCTCAACATGGCCTCGGGCCCGCAGGGCGTGGCGCTGGTCTCCACCATCATCAACCTGGGGCATTCGCTGGGCCTGAAGGTGGTCGCCGAAGGGGTGGAGACCGAGG
- a CDS encoding response regulator → MTTTTTHPATVLVIEDDDASRMLVTYLLEAAGHRVLAAENGAVGLDLALAEGPDIVLCDLQMPVMNGYEVARGLRSSPRWRVVPLVAVTAFSMPGDREKALEVGFNEHLSKPITPETFVQQIEAFLASARQTPPQSG, encoded by the coding sequence ATGACGACCACCACCACCCATCCCGCCACCGTTCTGGTCATCGAAGACGATGACGCCAGTCGCATGCTGGTCACCTATTTGCTTGAAGCTGCTGGCCACCGGGTGCTGGCCGCCGAGAACGGCGCCGTGGGGCTGGACCTGGCGCTGGCCGAGGGGCCGGACATCGTGCTGTGTGATCTGCAGATGCCCGTGATGAACGGCTACGAAGTGGCCCGGGGCCTGCGGTCCAGCCCGCGCTGGCGGGTGGTGCCTCTGGTCGCGGTGACGGCCTTCTCGATGCCGGGCGACCGTGAGAAGGCCCTCGAAGTCGGTTTTAATGAACACCTGTCCAAGCCCATCACGCCCGAAACCTTTGTGCAGCAGATCGAGGCGTTTTTGGCCAGTGCCCGGCAAACACCCCCTCAATCAGGTTGA
- a CDS encoding PAS domain S-box protein, which yields MATEFSAAYWEQNPDALLVLSPQGVVLEWNPAAELIFGYSQAEVQGRSVLDLIVPQGRAHEEDLFRAEALRLGTSVQEAVRRRKDGSLVHVNVSTKAVRDASGQVLYFLSSKKDVTQLKVQRDAKLLEARFRDLLESTPDAIVMVNVTGRIVLVNSQAERVFGYPRAELLGQAVEVLLPHRYRGAHLGHRSGFFGQPRTRTMGAGLELHGLRKDGGEFPVEISLSPIDTEEGTMVMSAIRDITDRKRADQKFKDLLEAAPDAMVIVNREGHIVLVNSQAVKLFGWSRDELLGQPIELLVPQRFSARHPDHRRNFFAEPRTRSMGAGLELHGLRKDGSEFPVEISLSPLETEEGLFVSSAIRDVTERKRIEQVLRDKNLELENAALVKDRFLASMSHELRTPLNAIIGFTGTLLMQLPGPLNAEQEKQLRIVQTGAKHLLSLINDLLDVAKLSANKVTLNLERVDCKTLIEEVSATLEMEARRKGLAFAVHTPPVDVLLLTDRRALSQILINLVGNAIKFTQQGRVDVVLQDLQLPTGRAVQLRVQDTGPGIPLQEQPRLFEAFSRVESADRRHHEGTGLGLHLSRKLAEALGGTLGFDSTEGLGSTFTLQLPEHVA from the coding sequence ATGGCGACTGAATTTTCTGCCGCGTACTGGGAGCAAAACCCCGATGCATTGCTGGTGCTGTCGCCCCAGGGCGTGGTGCTGGAGTGGAATCCGGCGGCCGAGCTGATCTTTGGGTATTCGCAGGCCGAAGTGCAGGGGCGCTCCGTCCTCGACCTCATCGTGCCCCAGGGCCGCGCGCACGAAGAGGACCTTTTTCGGGCGGAGGCCTTGCGCCTGGGCACCTCGGTGCAAGAGGCGGTGCGCCGTCGTAAGGACGGCTCGCTGGTGCATGTCAATGTATCGACGAAGGCCGTGCGCGATGCCAGTGGTCAGGTGTTGTACTTCCTGTCGAGCAAGAAGGATGTCACACAGCTCAAGGTGCAGCGCGACGCCAAGCTGCTGGAGGCGCGGTTTCGCGATCTGCTCGAATCCACCCCCGATGCGATCGTGATGGTCAACGTGACCGGGCGCATCGTGCTCGTCAACTCCCAGGCCGAGCGGGTGTTTGGCTATCCCCGTGCTGAACTGCTGGGGCAGGCGGTGGAGGTGTTGCTGCCCCACCGTTACCGCGGCGCCCACCTGGGCCACCGCAGCGGGTTTTTCGGACAGCCGCGCACCCGCACCATGGGCGCGGGGCTGGAGCTGCACGGCCTGCGCAAGGATGGTGGAGAGTTTCCGGTCGAGATCAGCCTGAGCCCTATCGACACCGAAGAGGGCACCATGGTGATGAGTGCCATCCGCGACATCACCGACCGCAAGCGTGCGGACCAGAAGTTCAAGGACCTGCTGGAGGCCGCGCCCGACGCCATGGTCATCGTCAACCGCGAAGGGCACATCGTCCTCGTCAACTCGCAGGCGGTCAAACTGTTCGGCTGGAGCCGCGACGAGTTGCTGGGCCAGCCCATCGAGTTGCTCGTGCCCCAGCGCTTCAGCGCCCGGCACCCGGACCACCGGCGCAATTTTTTTGCCGAGCCACGCACCCGCTCCATGGGCGCGGGGCTGGAGCTGCATGGCTTGCGTAAGGACGGCAGCGAGTTCCCGGTGGAGATCAGCCTGAGCCCGCTGGAGACAGAGGAGGGCCTGTTTGTCTCCAGCGCCATCCGTGATGTGACGGAGCGCAAGCGCATCGAGCAGGTGCTGCGCGACAAGAACCTGGAGCTGGAGAACGCGGCCCTGGTGAAAGACCGTTTTCTGGCCAGCATGTCCCACGAGCTGCGCACGCCCCTCAACGCCATCATCGGCTTTACCGGCACGTTGCTCATGCAGCTGCCCGGACCGCTGAATGCCGAGCAGGAAAAGCAGCTGCGCATCGTGCAGACAGGCGCCAAGCACCTGCTGTCGCTCATCAACGATCTGCTGGATGTGGCCAAGCTCAGCGCCAACAAGGTCACGCTGAATCTGGAGCGCGTGGATTGCAAGACCCTGATCGAAGAAGTGTCTGCGACACTGGAAATGGAGGCACGGCGCAAGGGCCTGGCTTTTGCGGTGCACACGCCGCCGGTCGATGTCTTGCTGCTCACCGACCGGCGCGCGCTCAGTCAGATTCTCATCAACCTCGTGGGTAACGCCATCAAGTTCACGCAACAGGGGCGGGTGGATGTGGTGCTGCAGGATTTGCAGCTGCCCACCGGCCGCGCGGTGCAACTGCGTGTGCAGGACACCGGCCCGGGCATACCGCTGCAGGAGCAGCCCCGGCTGTTCGAGGCGTTTTCGCGGGTAGAAAGTGCAGACCGCCGCCACCACGAGGGCACGGGCCTGGGCCTGCACCTGAGCCGCAAGCTGGCCGAGGCCCTGGGTGGCACGCTGGGTTTTGACAGCACCGAGGGCCTGGGCAGCACATTCACCCTGCAATTGCCGGAGCATGTGGCATGA
- the icd gene encoding NADP-dependent isocitrate dehydrogenase has product MTTYQHIVVPAEGQKITVNADMSLNVPDEPIIPFIEGDGTGLDITPVMIKVVDAAVAKAYGGKKKIHWMEVYAGEKSTKVYGPDVWLPDETLQVLREYVVSIKGPLTTPVGGGIRSLNVALRQELDLYVCLRPVQYFKGVPSPLKEPEKTNMVIFRENSEDIYAGIEFEAESDKAKKLIKFLQDEMGVKKIRFPNTSGLGVKPVSIEGTERLVRKAIQYAIDNDKPSVTIVHKGNIMKYTEGGFRDWAYALAQKEFGAELIDGGPWCRLKNPKNGKEITIKDSIADAFLQQILLRPAEYSVVATLNLNGDYISDALAAQVGGIGIAPGANMSDSVACFEATHGTAPKYAGKDYVNPGSEILSAEMMLRHMGWTAAADLIISSLEKSIASKKVTYDFARLMEGATQVSCSGFGQVMIDNM; this is encoded by the coding sequence ATGACCACCTACCAGCACATCGTGGTGCCTGCCGAAGGCCAGAAAATCACCGTCAACGCCGACATGTCCCTGAATGTGCCGGACGAGCCCATCATCCCGTTCATCGAGGGTGACGGCACGGGCCTGGACATCACGCCCGTCATGATCAAGGTGGTCGATGCGGCCGTGGCCAAGGCCTACGGCGGCAAAAAGAAGATCCACTGGATGGAGGTGTACGCGGGCGAAAAGTCCACCAAGGTCTATGGCCCCGATGTGTGGCTGCCCGACGAAACTCTGCAGGTACTGCGCGAGTACGTGGTCTCCATCAAAGGCCCGCTGACCACGCCGGTGGGCGGCGGCATCCGCTCGTTGAACGTGGCGCTGCGCCAGGAACTGGACCTGTATGTGTGCCTGCGCCCGGTGCAGTATTTCAAGGGCGTGCCTTCGCCTCTGAAGGAGCCTGAAAAGACCAACATGGTGATCTTCCGCGAGAACTCGGAAGACATCTACGCTGGCATCGAATTTGAAGCCGAGTCCGACAAGGCCAAGAAGCTCATCAAGTTCCTGCAGGACGAGATGGGTGTCAAGAAGATCCGCTTCCCCAACACATCCGGTCTGGGTGTGAAGCCCGTCTCCATCGAAGGCACGGAGCGCCTGGTGCGCAAGGCCATCCAGTACGCCATCGACAACGACAAGCCCAGCGTGACCATCGTGCACAAGGGCAACATCATGAAGTACACCGAAGGCGGCTTCCGCGACTGGGCCTATGCGCTGGCACAGAAAGAATTCGGTGCTGAACTCATCGACGGCGGCCCCTGGTGCCGCCTCAAGAACCCCAAGAACGGCAAGGAAATCACCATCAAGGACAGCATCGCCGATGCCTTCCTGCAGCAGATCCTGCTGCGCCCGGCGGAGTATTCAGTCGTGGCCACGCTGAACCTGAATGGTGACTACATTTCTGACGCGCTGGCCGCGCAGGTGGGCGGCATCGGCATTGCCCCTGGCGCCAACATGTCCGACTCGGTGGCCTGTTTTGAAGCCACCCACGGCACCGCGCCCAAGTACGCGGGCAAGGACTACGTCAACCCTGGCTCCGAGATCCTGTCGGCCGAGATGATGCTGCGCCACATGGGCTGGACAGCGGCCGCCGACCTGATCATCAGCTCGCTGGAGAAGTCGATCGCATCCAAGAAGGTGACCTACGACTTTGCCCGCCTGATGGAAGGCGCCACCCAGGTGAGCTGTTCCGGGTTCGGACAGGTCATGATCGACAACATGTAA
- a CDS encoding DUF192 domain-containing protein, with protein sequence MTASRALPAFPLAALRGATGVPSRARRAVGAWCAGLVVGALAVPAGVAQAQEGPQMNLRRVELTAGMHRIDAQVALTPQERQTGLMYRKEMPAHEGMLFVFEQPSQQCFWMKNTLLPLTAAFIADDGTIVNLEDMKPQTLDSHCSAKPVRYVLEMNQGWFAKKGIKAGAKLGGTPFARQ encoded by the coding sequence ATGACCGCCTCACGCGCCCTCCCAGCCTTCCCGCTCGCCGCCCTGCGCGGGGCGACCGGTGTTCCAAGCCGCGCCCGCCGCGCCGTCGGGGCCTGGTGTGCTGGGCTGGTGGTGGGCGCACTGGCGGTGCCCGCCGGGGTCGCCCAGGCGCAGGAAGGTCCCCAGATGAACCTGCGGCGCGTGGAGCTGACCGCTGGCATGCACCGCATCGACGCACAGGTCGCCCTCACCCCGCAGGAGCGCCAGACGGGCCTGATGTACCGCAAGGAAATGCCCGCGCACGAGGGCATGCTGTTTGTGTTTGAACAGCCCTCGCAGCAGTGCTTCTGGATGAAGAACACCTTGCTGCCGCTCACGGCGGCCTTCATTGCCGATGACGGCACCATCGTGAACCTGGAGGACATGAAGCCCCAGACACTGGATTCGCACTGCTCGGCCAAGCCCGTGCGCTACGTGCTGGAGATGAACCAAGGCTGGTTTGCCAAGAAGGGCATCAAGGCGGGGGCGAAACTCGGCGGGACCCCGTTTGCCCGGCAGTAA
- a CDS encoding superoxide dismutase yields the protein MEHTLPPLPYAIDALAPHYSQETLEYHHGKHHNAYVVNLNNLQKGTEFESMTLEEIVKKSSGGIYNNAAQIWNHTFFWNCMAPQGGGEPSGALAAAINAKWGSYAAFKEAFVKSAVGNFGSGWTWLVKKADGSVDIVNTGAAGTPLTTADKALLTVDVWEHAYYIDYRNMRPKFVETFLDKLVNWKFAEANFA from the coding sequence ATGGAACACACCCTTCCCCCGCTGCCCTACGCCATCGACGCCCTGGCCCCGCACTACAGCCAGGAAACCCTGGAGTACCACCACGGCAAGCACCACAACGCCTACGTGGTGAACCTCAACAACCTGCAAAAGGGCACCGAGTTCGAATCCATGACGCTCGAAGAGATCGTCAAGAAGTCGAGCGGCGGCATCTACAACAACGCTGCGCAAATCTGGAACCACACCTTTTTCTGGAACTGCATGGCTCCCCAAGGTGGCGGTGAGCCCTCGGGCGCTCTGGCTGCCGCCATCAATGCCAAGTGGGGCAGCTACGCCGCCTTCAAGGAAGCCTTTGTGAAGTCCGCCGTGGGCAACTTCGGTTCGGGCTGGACCTGGCTGGTGAAGAAGGCCGACGGCAGCGTGGACATCGTGAACACCGGCGCCGCCGGCACGCCCCTGACCACGGCCGACAAGGCCCTGCTGACGGTGGACGTGTGGGAACACGCGTACTACATCGACTACCGCAACATGCGTCCCAAATTCGTCGAAACCTTCCTCGACAAGCTGGTGAACTGGAAGTTTGCTGAAGCCAACTTCGCCTGA
- the xseA gene encoding exodeoxyribonuclease VII large subunit: MFDRSSPAAAPRIWEVGALCRAIADALEARFNPVAVRGEITGFSRASSGHCYFSIKDANGQLRCAMFRRAATLLDFSPRDGELVEVRGRLGVYEARGDLQFIVESMQRAGQGALFEQFLRLKAQLDAEGLFDTARKRPLPLQPRGIGLVTSAGAAALHDVVTALRRRVPHIPVVLVPAQVQGVAAPPSIIAALSKLYLLAQAGRAQGGDSNPNPPIDVILLVRGGGSIEDLWAFNDEQLARTIVQSPVPLVSGVGHETDFTIADFCADLRAPTPTAAAELVAQPREVWLGALELLAGRLSDGVQRQLDTRHQRLDQAAARLGRPSGLVARQQLQLARLAQRMRHGVLLKMQRLAQRQQALEAQLPQALQRSVAQNAERLERAALRLELLDPRLVLQRGYALLTDTSGQAVTSIRQAQPGDALRATLADGAVDVTVSQPRLL, encoded by the coding sequence ATGTTTGACCGCTCAAGCCCAGCAGCGGCGCCCCGTATCTGGGAAGTTGGCGCGCTGTGCCGCGCCATTGCTGACGCTCTGGAGGCGCGCTTCAATCCTGTCGCGGTGCGCGGCGAGATCACGGGCTTCTCGCGCGCGTCCAGCGGTCATTGTTATTTTTCGATCAAGGACGCCAACGGGCAGTTGCGCTGCGCCATGTTCCGCCGCGCAGCCACGCTGCTTGACTTTTCGCCGCGCGATGGCGAATTGGTGGAAGTGCGCGGGCGCCTCGGTGTGTATGAGGCGCGGGGCGATCTGCAGTTCATCGTGGAGAGCATGCAGCGTGCGGGGCAGGGCGCGCTGTTCGAGCAGTTCCTGCGCCTGAAGGCGCAGCTCGACGCCGAAGGCCTGTTCGACACGGCGCGCAAGCGCCCGCTGCCGCTGCAGCCGCGCGGCATTGGCCTGGTCACCTCGGCGGGTGCGGCTGCGTTGCACGATGTGGTGACGGCGTTGCGCCGCCGGGTGCCGCACATTCCGGTGGTGCTGGTGCCCGCGCAGGTGCAGGGTGTGGCCGCCCCGCCGTCGATCATTGCGGCGCTATCAAAACTGTATCTACTGGCGCAAGCGGGGCGGGCGCAGGGGGGTGATTCGAATCCCAATCCACCCATTGACGTGATTCTGCTGGTGCGTGGGGGCGGCTCCATCGAGGACCTGTGGGCCTTTAACGACGAGCAACTGGCCCGCACCATCGTGCAAAGCCCGGTGCCCCTGGTCAGCGGGGTGGGGCACGAGACGGATTTCACCATCGCCGACTTTTGCGCCGACCTGCGCGCTCCCACGCCCACGGCGGCGGCCGAGCTGGTGGCCCAGCCGCGCGAAGTCTGGCTGGGAGCGCTGGAGTTGCTCGCAGGCCGCCTTAGCGATGGCGTGCAGCGCCAGCTCGATACCCGCCATCAGCGGCTGGACCAGGCCGCCGCCCGCCTGGGACGCCCCTCGGGCCTGGTGGCGCGCCAGCAGTTGCAGCTGGCGCGCCTTGCGCAGCGCATGCGCCATGGAGTGCTCCTGAAAATGCAGCGCCTGGCGCAGCGCCAACAAGCGCTGGAGGCCCAATTGCCCCAGGCTCTGCAACGCAGCGTGGCGCAGAACGCCGAGCGGCTGGAGCGTGCCGCCCTGCGGCTGGAATTGCTGGACCCGCGCCTCGTGCTGCAGCGCGGTTATGCGCTGCTGACCGACACCAGCGGCCAGGCCGTCACCAGCATCCGTCAGGCCCAGCCGGGCGACGCACTGCGGGCCACGCTGGCCGATGGGGCTGTGGATGTGACGGTGTCGCAGCCCCGGCTTTTGTAA
- a CDS encoding MotA/TolQ/ExbB proton channel family protein gives MLSIIQAAGWPIWPLIACSVLGLALIFERFLALKTARVAPPKLLDEAITVSSKALPTPDVVNQLAQNSALGEVLASGLRTLNSNPQCSETDLRAAMEGTGRAVAHRLEKYLSALATIASAAPLLGLLGTVIGMIEIFGSQAGGGGVGQAMGGGNPAQLAHGISIALYNTAFGLIVAIPSLIFWRYFRARVDAYLLTLELASEQFVRHMLRLRKAK, from the coding sequence TTGCTGTCCATCATACAAGCCGCAGGCTGGCCCATCTGGCCCCTGATCGCGTGTTCCGTCCTGGGACTGGCACTGATTTTTGAACGTTTTCTGGCCCTGAAAACGGCCCGCGTGGCCCCCCCCAAACTCCTCGACGAAGCCATCACGGTGTCGTCCAAGGCCCTGCCCACCCCCGATGTGGTGAACCAGCTGGCCCAGAACTCGGCCCTGGGCGAAGTGCTGGCCAGCGGTCTGCGCACCCTCAACAGCAACCCCCAGTGCAGCGAAACCGACCTGCGCGCCGCGATGGAAGGTACAGGCCGCGCAGTGGCTCACCGGCTGGAGAAGTACCTGTCGGCCCTGGCCACCATCGCCTCGGCCGCGCCGCTGCTGGGCCTGCTGGGCACCGTCATCGGCATGATCGAGATCTTTGGTTCGCAAGCCGGCGGCGGCGGTGTGGGCCAGGCCATGGGCGGTGGCAACCCGGCACAGCTGGCACATGGCATCTCGATTGCGCTCTACAACACGGCATTTGGCCTGATCGTGGCCATCCCCTCCCTGATCTTCTGGCGCTACTTCCGGGCCCGCGTGGACGCGTATCTGCTCACGCTGGAGCTGGCTTCGGAGCAGTTCGTTCGCCACATGCTGCGCCTGCGCAAAGCCAAATAA
- a CDS encoding biopolymer transporter ExbD: MNFRPRAKDEPEINLIPFIDVLLVILIFLMLTTTYSKFTELQLTLPVADAEQQRDHPKEVIVSVAADGRYAVNKTGVEGKSVDAIAQALRTAATAGRDSVVIISADAMSPHQSVVTVMEAARRVGLTQITFATQSSASGRAASR; the protein is encoded by the coding sequence ATGAACTTTCGCCCCCGCGCCAAGGATGAGCCCGAGATCAACCTGATCCCGTTCATCGACGTGCTGCTGGTGATCCTCATCTTTCTGATGCTCACCACCACCTACAGCAAGTTCACGGAGCTGCAGCTCACCCTGCCCGTGGCCGATGCCGAGCAACAGCGCGACCACCCCAAGGAAGTGATCGTGTCGGTGGCCGCAGACGGCCGCTACGCCGTCAACAAGACCGGCGTGGAAGGCAAGAGCGTGGATGCCATCGCGCAGGCGCTTCGCACCGCCGCCACCGCTGGCCGTGACAGCGTGGTCATCATCAGTGCAGACGCCATGTCGCCGCACCAGTCCGTGGTCACCGTGATGGAGGCCGCGCGCCGCGTGGGCCTCACGCAGATCACGTTTGCCACGCAGTCGTCCGCGTCGGGCCGCGCGGCCAGCCGCTGA